Sequence from the Calditrichota bacterium genome:
AAATAGTCGTGTCTGAAGAAGGAGCGGGAAATGCTGAATGAGTTGAGAGATGATGTGCCCCGCCCGCAATTCTTTTGGACACGAAATTGGGGTAAATAGTCGTGTCTGAAGAAGGAGCGGGAAATGCTGAATGAGTTGAGAGATGATGGGGTTGCGCAGGGGGCGCTGGAAGGAGCGCGTAGCGCGACTGTAAGCGCGCCCTGCGCGGCGGCCGAGGTCAAGCGCTGGTCGGCAGGCCGGAAGAAGCAAGTCGTTCTGCGCCTGCTGCGCGGCGAATCGGTGGATGCCATTTCACGCGAGTTGGCGGTGCCGATATACCGGCTGGAGGAATGGCGCGACCGCGCCCTGGCCGGCATGGATACCGGACTCAAGGAACGCGAGAACGATCCGGTCGAGAAGCAGCTCGATGATGCCAACCGACGCATCGGCGAACTGGTGATGGAAGTCGAAATCCTTCACAAGGAAAGGCAGGCGAAGCGCCCTTTGGTCGGCAGGAGGTCGTCACGATGAGCCGCGAGACCTCCGTGGTAACAGGCAAACCCTATGGTCTGGAACGAATCTGCCGGGTGCTGGAGTTTCCTCGCTCGACAATCTACGCCCAACAGGCCAGGGAGACCGCCAAGGTGGTTCCGCTGCATCCGGTACGGCGCGGGCCCAAGCCGAAGGTCTCGGACACCGATCTGCTGGCCGCCATTCGTGCCGACCTGGCGGCTTCACCGTTCGTCGGCGAAGGCCATCGCAAAGTCTGGGCGCGTTTGCGCATCCTGCACAACATCCGCGCCTCCAAGGATCGTGTCTGCCGCCTGATGCGTGAGAATGCCTTGCTGTCGCCCCATCGGGTGCCGCAGGGCAAGCCCTTGCAGCACGACGGGTCGATTCAGACCGCAGCGCCGAATCTGATGTGGGGTACTGACGGCATTCGCATCGAGACTGTCGAGGAAGGTTGGGCCTGGGTGTTCTCGGCCGTCGACCACTTCGATGCCTGCTGCGTCGGCATGCACACCGCGAAGATCGGTAACCGCTTCGCCGCCATGCAGCCGATTGCCCAGGGACTTCATGCCGAATTTGGCGCCACGGGCAAGGATGCCGGCAAGGGACTCAAACTGCGGATGGATCACGGCACGCAGTACACCGCCGATGACTTCCTGAGCCAGATCGAATTCTGGGGCATCGACAAGAGCTTCGCCTTCGTCGCCGAGCCGCAGACCAACGGAGTGGCCGAGCGATTCAACCGGACGCTGAAGGAGCAGGTCATCCACGGCCGCGTCTTCCGCAACGTCAGGGAACTCCATGCCGCCGTCACGGAGTTCAAGGATCGCTACAATCGCCACTGGCGTCTCGAAAAACTGGGCTTCATGTCACCCCTTGAAGCCCGGCAGTCTTATGCCATCCGGAAGGTCGCATGAACTGCAAATCAGTGTCCAATCAACTGCGGGCGGTACAGCCAGTGCAGTCTATTCCAAGCGCAAAGAAGTGGAAATCAGCACTATTTGCGGCTCAGCTTCTTCTGTTATCGGTTCTTTTTGGA
This genomic interval carries:
- a CDS encoding IS3 family transposase; translation: MLNELRDDGVAQGALEGARSATVSAPCAAAEVKRWSAGRKKQVVLRLLRGESVDAISRELAVPIYRLEEWRDRALAGMDTGLKERENDPVEKQLDDANRRIGELVMEVEILHKERQAKRPLVGRRSSR
- a CDS encoding DDE-type integrase/transposase/recombinase is translated as MSRETSVVTGKPYGLERICRVLEFPRSTIYAQQARETAKVVPLHPVRRGPKPKVSDTDLLAAIRADLAASPFVGEGHRKVWARLRILHNIRASKDRVCRLMRENALLSPHRVPQGKPLQHDGSIQTAAPNLMWGTDGIRIETVEEGWAWVFSAVDHFDACCVGMHTAKIGNRFAAMQPIAQGLHAEFGATGKDAGKGLKLRMDHGTQYTADDFLSQIEFWGIDKSFAFVAEPQTNGVAERFNRTLKEQVIHGRVFRNVRELHAAVTEFKDRYNRHWRLEKLGFMSPLEARQSYAIRKVA